One window of Novipirellula aureliae genomic DNA carries:
- a CDS encoding type II secretion system protein, giving the protein MRTRKPHGFTLVEILVVIVIIGILAGITVPAVMRSIRTARQTALKLELNSIAQAVEHYKEKYGDYPPDGSSKAVLERHMRKLFPRMSSQDFTILQLMTDDSLDTTTVGTFSPVAMDRGEALVFFLGGFSNDVQFPITGPGGPLELIPSPTADLTDLANYQVNMTRDNALFDIDVTRVTAGRASATDPMLSTDETSFAYTNPELYGGKDLLPVYLAGGDELSPIVYFDSRTYGDIGGDYNGYLSGLASVGGIRPYKTELAAKPPTGANYATVAEAFAAIPFHNPNTFQLISPGLDGVFGAIVNDDLGNPVHFVTETGRPVRPEVSATTPEGLVFPSPSLGGRGYQDRDWTNDGARTAVNGHLDNSTNFIEAATLEGELQ; this is encoded by the coding sequence ATGCGTACTAGAAAACCACACGGCTTCACCCTCGTCGAAATCCTCGTCGTGATCGTGATCATCGGGATCTTGGCAGGCATCACCGTCCCCGCGGTCATGCGATCGATCCGGACCGCTAGGCAGACAGCATTGAAACTGGAACTCAACTCGATCGCGCAAGCGGTCGAGCATTACAAGGAAAAATACGGCGACTACCCACCGGACGGCAGCAGCAAAGCGGTGCTCGAGCGGCACATGCGAAAACTGTTTCCGCGTATGTCCTCCCAGGATTTTACTATTCTACAATTGATGACAGATGATTCTCTGGACACAACCACGGTAGGGACTTTTTCGCCGGTCGCCATGGATCGAGGGGAAGCGTTGGTTTTCTTCTTGGGAGGTTTCAGTAATGACGTTCAGTTTCCGATCACCGGGCCCGGCGGGCCGTTGGAGCTGATCCCTTCGCCAACAGCTGACCTTACCGACTTGGCCAATTACCAAGTCAACATGACTCGCGACAACGCTCTGTTCGACATTGACGTGACCCGCGTCACGGCTGGCCGAGCCAGCGCTACCGATCCAATGCTTAGCACCGATGAAACATCGTTCGCATACACCAATCCGGAACTCTACGGTGGCAAGGATCTGTTGCCGGTCTATTTGGCGGGTGGCGATGAGCTATCGCCGATCGTTTACTTCGACTCGCGGACGTATGGCGACATTGGCGGGGATTACAACGGTTATCTATCTGGTCTCGCTAGTGTCGGAGGCATCCGCCCCTATAAAACTGAACTCGCTGCGAAACCACCAACGGGCGCTAATTACGCAACGGTGGCCGAAGCGTTCGCAGCGATTCCGTTCCACAATCCGAATACGTTCCAGCTTATTTCGCCGGGGCTCGATGGAGTCTTTGGCGCGATTGTTAATGACGACTTGGGTAATCCCGTTCATTTTGTTACCGAAACTGGACGTCCCGTTCGCCCCGAGGTCTCCGCGACGACTCCGGAAGGATTGGTTTTCCCCAGCCCTTCCCTTGGCGGCAGGGGCTACCAAGATCGCGACTGGACGAACGATGGTGCCAGAACTGCGGTCAACGGCCACTTGGACAATTCGACCAACTTTATTGAAGCAGCGACGCTTGAGGGAGAGCTTCAATGA
- a CDS encoding type II secretion system F family protein, which translates to MPTYQFEAMDAAGQEIRDEIDAASEDEAQTTIRQMGYFVTKISVKKIAAGQAGGAKKKRGFSIGGAKTKHICAFTRQLSILQDAGLPILRSLKILENNQKPGKLKFALQDVCEEIEGGATLSEAMSKCPKVFSRLYVNMIKAGEAGGALETILQRLAEFLERAESLKKKVKGALIYPAVVVTVACLILTFIMLFIVPTFEKMFDEFGLDLPAPTVLLVAMSSYIANYWFLLIAMPVSLLIFVKLVRKFNVGRIGFDQFIIKVPVFGSLIEKNILARTTRTLGTLVSSGVPILEAINITRETSGNAMFERLFTKVNEQIREGEVISKPLSEHSEPGFNPMAMFFWALFAAFPGILVFSVAVTGRGTKIDDGTMVQMLMRMSGYMMGGGAALSALFYLTKIKARVVDDLVVNMVDVGEETGELDTMLYKVADTYDEEVRTLTDGLTAMMEPLMIVFLGFAVGFIVISLFMPLVDLITGLS; encoded by the coding sequence ATGCCTACATATCAATTCGAAGCGATGGACGCGGCCGGACAAGAGATCCGGGATGAGATCGATGCCGCCAGTGAAGATGAGGCACAAACCACGATTCGCCAGATGGGATACTTCGTTACGAAGATCTCCGTCAAAAAGATCGCTGCCGGGCAAGCAGGTGGTGCGAAGAAGAAGCGTGGGTTCTCGATCGGCGGTGCCAAGACGAAGCATATCTGTGCGTTCACTCGCCAATTGTCGATTTTGCAAGACGCGGGGCTGCCGATTTTGCGCTCGTTGAAAATTTTGGAGAACAATCAAAAGCCAGGCAAGTTGAAATTTGCACTACAAGATGTTTGTGAAGAGATCGAAGGCGGGGCAACGCTTAGTGAAGCGATGAGTAAATGCCCGAAAGTCTTCAGCCGGTTGTATGTCAACATGATCAAAGCAGGTGAAGCGGGTGGAGCACTCGAGACGATTTTGCAACGGTTGGCCGAGTTCTTAGAGCGAGCAGAATCGCTGAAGAAGAAAGTAAAAGGCGCACTCATCTATCCGGCCGTTGTGGTCACGGTCGCTTGTTTGATCTTGACGTTCATTATGCTGTTTATCGTTCCCACGTTTGAAAAGATGTTCGATGAGTTCGGTCTCGACCTGCCAGCACCGACGGTGTTGTTGGTTGCGATGAGTAGTTACATCGCCAATTATTGGTTCCTCTTGATTGCGATGCCCGTCAGCTTGTTGATCTTTGTTAAATTGGTACGCAAGTTCAACGTGGGCCGGATTGGATTTGACCAATTCATTATCAAGGTACCTGTGTTTGGTAGTTTGATTGAAAAGAACATTTTGGCACGGACAACACGAACACTTGGGACGCTCGTCAGTAGCGGTGTGCCGATTTTGGAAGCGATCAACATTACTCGCGAAACGTCTGGCAATGCGATGTTCGAACGCTTGTTCACGAAAGTCAACGAACAGATTCGCGAAGGGGAAGTGATCAGCAAACCGCTGAGCGAGCACAGCGAGCCAGGCTTCAATCCGATGGCGATGTTCTTTTGGGCATTGTTTGCCGCGTTCCCTGGCATACTCGTCTTCAGTGTCGCGGTCACGGGCCGCGGAACCAAAATCGACGATGGAACGATGGTCCAAATGTTGATGAGAATGTCGGGATACATGATGGGAGGCGGAGCAGCATTGTCAGCGTTATTTTACTTAACAAAAATCAAAGCTCGAGTCGTCGACGATCTTGTTGTCAACATGGTCGACGTCGGCGAAGAGACCGGTGAACTCGACACCATGTTGTACAAGGTTGCCGATACGTATGACGAAGAAGTGCGAACGTTGACGGACGGTTTGACCGCGATGATGGAGCCATTGATGATCGTATTCCTCGGCTTTGCCGTCGGGTTTATCGTCATCAGTCTCTTCATGCCACTCGTCGACCTCATCACCGGTTTGAGCTAA
- a CDS encoding GspE/PulE family protein: MAPRRIGQILVDLGFLSDEQLEIVLEEQEQQPGALFGKIAEDMQLITDEQLIQALAEQMGMQTVSLEDVNIAPEILEKISETMAQLYRVVPIKFDEAMNRLTVATCDPQNLTIQDELRTFLGYDIAMVVATEHDILQTIIKYYDSETESVEKLVAELANDVELKKMISALETEKFNITDAEALADSAPVRKLLNMVLLLAIKDHASDVHFEPFEDEFRIRIKAEGVLYEMVPPPRHLAFAITTRIKVMASLDIAERRMPQDGRIELMVGGHPVDLRVSVLPTIFGESVVMRVLDRSVVNLSLENVGMDEATITNFRSAIDRPNGIILVTGPTGSGKTTTLYSALTELNDIGEKLMTTEDPIEYDIDGIIQIPIDTDVGVTFAACLRAILRQDPDTILVGEIRDLETAEIAIQAALTGHLVFSTLHTNSAAATVTRLKDMGIQSFMICATVEAILAQRLVRRICTKCRKETRVSSEMLFDLGMERKQIENRTFFKGSGCEACNNTGYKGRIALFELMIMNDKIREMVMANESTERIREEAEKDGMIALREYGMALAHEGITTLDEIIRETVEE; this comes from the coding sequence ATGGCTCCACGACGCATCGGACAGATCTTAGTTGACCTCGGTTTTTTATCCGATGAGCAGCTCGAAATCGTTCTTGAGGAACAAGAACAACAACCAGGAGCGTTGTTCGGAAAAATTGCCGAGGATATGCAACTGATAACCGACGAGCAGCTGATTCAAGCGCTCGCGGAACAGATGGGGATGCAAACGGTATCGCTCGAGGACGTGAATATCGCGCCTGAGATACTCGAGAAGATTTCTGAGACGATGGCCCAGTTGTACCGTGTGGTGCCGATCAAGTTTGATGAGGCGATGAATCGTTTGACGGTGGCGACTTGTGATCCACAAAACCTGACGATTCAGGATGAGCTCAGGACGTTTCTCGGGTACGACATCGCGATGGTTGTTGCGACCGAGCATGATATTTTGCAAACGATCATCAAGTATTATGATTCGGAAACGGAGAGCGTAGAAAAGTTGGTCGCCGAATTGGCGAACGATGTCGAGCTGAAGAAGATGATTTCGGCATTGGAGACGGAAAAGTTCAACATTACCGATGCCGAGGCGTTAGCGGATTCCGCGCCGGTTCGAAAACTGCTCAACATGGTTTTGCTGTTGGCAATCAAGGATCACGCGTCGGACGTTCATTTCGAGCCATTCGAAGATGAGTTTCGGATTCGGATCAAGGCGGAAGGCGTTTTGTATGAAATGGTCCCGCCGCCGCGTCACTTGGCGTTTGCGATCACGACGCGGATCAAGGTGATGGCCAGTTTAGATATTGCCGAGCGTCGGATGCCCCAAGACGGTCGGATCGAATTGATGGTCGGGGGTCACCCCGTCGATTTGCGGGTCAGCGTGTTGCCGACGATCTTTGGCGAGAGCGTCGTGATGCGAGTGCTCGACCGCAGCGTTGTTAATTTGTCACTTGAAAATGTAGGGATGGATGAGGCGACGATCACTAATTTTCGCAGTGCGATCGATCGACCTAACGGGATTATCTTGGTCACGGGGCCAACCGGAAGCGGTAAAACGACGACGTTGTATTCCGCACTGACGGAACTGAACGACATCGGTGAGAAATTGATGACGACGGAGGATCCGATCGAGTATGACATTGACGGGATCATTCAAATTCCGATCGATACCGATGTCGGGGTCACCTTTGCGGCCTGTTTGCGAGCGATCCTGCGGCAAGATCCTGACACGATTTTGGTTGGCGAAATTCGCGACTTGGAAACGGCCGAGATCGCGATCCAAGCTGCACTGACCGGCCACTTGGTCTTCAGCACGCTGCATACCAATAGTGCCGCTGCAACGGTGACGCGATTAAAGGATATGGGCATTCAATCCTTCATGATCTGTGCGACGGTCGAAGCGATTTTGGCTCAGCGATTGGTGCGTCGAATTTGCACGAAGTGCCGTAAAGAAACGCGAGTCAGTTCGGAGATGTTGTTTGACCTCGGCATGGAACGCAAACAGATTGAGAACAGGACATTCTTCAAAGGCAGCGGCTGCGAAGCATGCAACAACACCGGTTACAAAGGCCGTATCGCACTCTTTGAACTGATGATTATGAACGACAAAATTCGCGAAATGGTTATGGCCAATGAGTCGACCGAACGCATCCGCGAAGAAGCCGAAAAAGACGGCATGATCGCACTACGAGAATACGGAATGGCCTTGGCTCACGAAGGCATTACCACCCTCGACGAAATCATTCGAGAAACCGTCGAAGAATAG
- a CDS encoding type IV pilus twitching motility protein PilT, producing the protein MATLLIDKLLHAAIKQGASDIHIVVGQPPVFRLHGRMRKLDTKTLEGEDTVGLMKSITPERCQRELQESGSADFGFAFGDAARFRVSVFKQRGFISMVLRQIPNDKLTPEQLGLPESVVKMIHRPRGLFLVTGPTGSGKSTTLASLINLLNETVDHHIITIEDPIEFYHDHIESTINQREVGVDVPSFAEAIRRALRQDPDVILVGELRDLETIEAAITAAETGHVVFGTLHTNSAQGTVNRIIDAFPGNLQDQIRTQLASTLIGVVAQTLIPRIGGGRTAAYEVLVVTPGIANLIRENKTFRINSAMQTGAKFGMQLMDDALFKHWKDEKITVEDALSKAQRPDDLAKRIVQFRHGEGDSQIPIPEDEK; encoded by the coding sequence GTGGCTACCCTGTTAATTGACAAGCTGCTCCATGCAGCGATCAAGCAAGGCGCGAGCGATATCCACATTGTCGTCGGCCAACCACCTGTTTTCCGGCTGCATGGTCGGATGCGGAAGCTCGACACAAAAACGCTGGAAGGGGAAGATACGGTCGGGCTGATGAAAAGTATCACCCCCGAGCGATGTCAGCGGGAACTCCAAGAATCGGGCTCGGCTGACTTCGGGTTCGCATTCGGCGATGCAGCCCGTTTTCGCGTGTCGGTGTTTAAGCAGCGCGGTTTCATCTCGATGGTGCTGCGACAAATCCCGAATGACAAATTGACACCGGAACAATTAGGACTCCCTGAGTCTGTCGTCAAAATGATTCACCGCCCGCGCGGGCTGTTCTTGGTCACCGGGCCGACGGGGTCTGGGAAGAGTACGACATTGGCCAGTTTGATCAACTTGCTCAACGAGACGGTTGACCACCACATTATCACGATTGAGGATCCGATCGAGTTTTATCACGATCACATTGAGAGCACGATCAACCAGCGCGAGGTCGGCGTGGACGTACCGAGTTTCGCCGAAGCGATTCGCCGGGCACTTCGCCAGGACCCGGATGTGATTTTGGTGGGTGAGCTTCGCGACCTCGAGACGATTGAAGCGGCAATCACTGCGGCGGAAACGGGTCACGTTGTATTCGGAACGCTACACACCAACAGTGCTCAGGGGACGGTCAACCGAATCATCGATGCGTTCCCTGGTAATTTGCAGGATCAAATTCGAACTCAGTTAGCGAGTACGCTGATTGGCGTTGTCGCTCAGACGCTGATTCCCCGTATCGGCGGCGGGCGAACGGCGGCGTATGAGGTGTTGGTGGTGACTCCTGGTATCGCCAACCTGATTCGCGAAAACAAGACCTTTCGTATCAACAGTGCGATGCAAACCGGAGCGAAGTTCGGGATGCAGCTCATGGACGACGCGCTGTTTAAGCATTGGAAAGACGAAAAAATTACCGTTGAGGACGCTTTGTCGAAGGCACAACGGCCAGACGATTTAGCGAAACGGATTGTTCAATTCCGCCATGGAGAAGGCGACAGCCAAATCCCAATCCCGGAAGATGAAAAGTAA
- a CDS encoding GspE/PulE family protein, translating into MSQAMQDFTDLLLKNGTISLDQLSEAEEVAKQTKADVGDVLIQMEYATPEEVAKALADFHKIPFVDLRQERIPETVIELVPESVARENTILPYSDDDGALRILIADPFDLETIEKLRFILNRKIETALAPKSAILGAINQYYGQVEGESADSMLQEFTDTAIDFTETSDESDAMDETVDDSSAPVIRLVNLMIQEAVQLRASDIHVEPFEERVRIRYRIDGVLVERESVPRRMLSAVIARIKILSKIDISEKRRPTDGRIKITVGDKQLDLRVSIIPTNHGQSCVMRLLDKDNIKVGVRQLGLSERDFRNFNSLIRRPNGIILVTGPTGSGKTTTLYASLNALNRPDRKIITAEDPVEYYLPGINQVEVKHKIGLDFGLIIRAMLRQAPNIILVGEMRDHETASMGIQASLTGHLVFSTLHTNDAPSAISRMVDIGVPGYMVASSVIAVLAQRLVRTICPRCKVRYQPPKEVIRDSGLPPEMIAQAEFARGKGCPYCGRKGYRGRIGIYELMLVNNRLREMMFKGKDSKIIRTEAINNGMSTLYADGMLKVIRGITTFEEVYRVAKKTEQEELAMNHIVKDLASL; encoded by the coding sequence ATGAGCCAAGCGATGCAAGATTTCACTGACTTGCTACTGAAAAATGGAACGATCAGCCTCGACCAGCTCTCCGAAGCCGAGGAGGTCGCAAAACAAACCAAAGCGGATGTTGGCGACGTCTTGATTCAAATGGAATACGCCACGCCCGAAGAGGTTGCCAAAGCTCTGGCGGATTTCCATAAAATCCCCTTCGTCGATCTTCGTCAAGAACGCATTCCTGAAACCGTCATCGAATTGGTCCCCGAATCGGTCGCTCGTGAAAACACGATATTGCCCTACAGCGATGATGATGGGGCGCTGCGAATTCTAATCGCCGACCCCTTCGATCTGGAAACGATCGAAAAGCTGCGGTTTATCCTGAACCGAAAAATTGAAACCGCACTGGCACCCAAATCCGCCATTTTAGGGGCCATCAACCAGTACTACGGGCAGGTGGAAGGGGAGTCCGCGGACTCGATGCTCCAAGAGTTCACCGACACGGCGATCGACTTCACCGAAACGTCGGACGAGTCCGACGCGATGGACGAGACCGTCGATGATAGTAGCGCGCCGGTCATCCGACTGGTCAACCTGATGATCCAAGAAGCGGTCCAGCTTCGGGCTAGCGATATTCATGTCGAGCCGTTTGAAGAACGAGTTCGCATCCGTTATCGAATTGACGGCGTTTTGGTTGAACGAGAAAGCGTGCCGCGGCGAATGCTCTCGGCAGTCATCGCTCGCATCAAAATTCTCTCCAAGATCGACATCAGCGAAAAACGACGCCCAACCGATGGTCGTATCAAAATCACCGTCGGTGACAAACAGCTCGATTTGCGGGTCAGTATCATCCCGACCAATCATGGCCAATCGTGCGTCATGCGACTGCTCGATAAAGACAACATCAAAGTGGGGGTTCGGCAGTTGGGATTGTCCGAGCGTGACTTCCGCAACTTCAACTCGCTGATCCGTCGGCCCAATGGAATCATCCTGGTCACCGGACCCACCGGCTCGGGCAAGACCACCACCTTGTATGCATCCCTCAATGCTCTCAATCGCCCTGACCGTAAGATCATTACCGCCGAAGACCCGGTCGAATACTACCTGCCTGGGATCAATCAAGTCGAAGTGAAACACAAGATCGGACTCGACTTTGGACTGATCATTCGCGCCATGCTACGCCAAGCCCCCAATATTATTCTGGTGGGCGAAATGCGAGATCACGAGACAGCATCGATGGGAATCCAGGCTTCATTAACTGGACACCTGGTATTCAGTACGCTACACACGAACGATGCGCCCAGTGCTATATCACGCATGGTGGACATCGGTGTACCTGGATATATGGTTGCTAGTAGTGTGATTGCGGTCTTGGCCCAGCGGTTGGTGAGGACGATTTGCCCTCGTTGCAAGGTCCGCTACCAGCCGCCCAAAGAGGTGATCCGGGACTCGGGGTTGCCACCCGAAATGATCGCCCAAGCCGAGTTCGCTCGTGGCAAGGGATGCCCCTACTGTGGTCGCAAGGGCTACCGCGGTCGAATCGGTATCTACGAGCTGATGCTGGTGAACAACAGACTACGTGAAATGATGTTCAAGGGCAAGGATTCGAAAATCATCCGAACGGAAGCGATAAACAATGGCATGTCAACACTTTACGCCGATGGAATGCTCAAGGTGATTCGTGGAATCACCACCTTCGAAGAGGTCTATCGGGTGGCGAAGAAGACGGAGCAGGAGGAGTTGGCGATGAACCATATCGTCAAGGATTTGGCTTCTCTGTAG
- the hemC gene encoding hydroxymethylbilane synthase, with protein sequence MSPNTTNSSSADRPLRIATRHSPLAMWQAKHVAMLLEQAGQQTELVPLVSRGDTDMRPIDSTRQVGVFTKRIQQALLDDEADIAVHSMKDLPTEVDPRLHLVAVPQREIVNDCIVSPARWSLDTLPHKARIGTGSRRRAAQMKHHRSDLSIEPIRGNLQTRLAKLENGDYDAIMLAAAGILRLEMESLPRIELPLSEMLPAPGQGALAIEVLAEAEATIAQTRCLNDPRSRAAVTAERTLLANLNGGCLAPIAAYASFQGDSLHLESVVLSADGSVRLADQRSLPLASGEMQAIAIEIANQASEVLASQGAKALIGR encoded by the coding sequence TTGTCACCAAATACAACGAATTCATCGTCGGCGGATCGTCCGCTACGGATTGCGACTCGACATAGCCCCTTGGCGATGTGGCAGGCCAAACATGTCGCAATGCTGCTTGAGCAAGCGGGCCAGCAAACCGAGTTGGTGCCGCTTGTCAGTCGCGGGGACACCGACATGCGACCGATCGATTCGACCCGCCAAGTCGGTGTGTTCACCAAGCGGATCCAGCAAGCGCTACTCGACGATGAAGCGGATATCGCCGTCCATTCGATGAAAGATTTGCCAACCGAAGTCGATCCACGCTTGCACTTGGTGGCCGTGCCGCAGCGCGAGATCGTTAACGACTGCATCGTTTCTCCCGCCCGCTGGTCGCTCGATACGCTGCCTCATAAAGCTCGGATCGGAACGGGAAGCCGGCGAAGGGCGGCGCAAATGAAGCATCACCGCAGCGATTTGAGCATCGAACCGATTCGTGGCAATTTGCAAACTCGACTCGCAAAGCTGGAAAACGGTGACTACGACGCCATCATGCTGGCCGCCGCCGGGATACTCCGCTTGGAAATGGAATCTCTGCCGCGAATCGAACTGCCCCTCTCGGAAATGCTGCCCGCACCCGGTCAGGGAGCATTGGCGATCGAAGTGCTCGCGGAAGCCGAGGCGACCATTGCGCAGACACGATGCCTCAACGACCCACGATCGCGAGCCGCCGTGACCGCCGAACGAACGCTGCTGGCGAACCTCAATGGCGGCTGCCTCGCCCCGATTGCCGCCTATGCCTCTTTCCAAGGGGATTCATTGCACCTCGAATCCGTCGTGCTGTCGGCCGATGGCTCGGTTCGACTCGCCGATCAACGCTCGCTGCCGCTCGCCTCCGGTGAGATGCAGGCAATCGCAATCGAAATCGCCAATCAAGCCAGCGAAGTGCTGGCCAGCCAAGGTGCCAAAGCATTGATCGGTCGGTGA
- a CDS encoding protein kinase domain-containing protein encodes MSDSSSSTNGPLTEPPTCVGDLASGTASRLSQSGDFSADFSSDGHGGVEGMTELEERHIPSRLGGYEIKQLIGSGGMGQVYLAEHLRMQRTVAMKTLPLKMVKDEHAINRFYEEVRAASRVLHPNIVTAFDAGEDNGFHFLAMEYIDGMTLTQIVARRGPMPVGQAASVIRQAAMGLLFAHRAGIVHRDVKPGNLMRSIDGTVKVLDLGLARISNIDLTLHPDNPSEAEPIKRDKGRLVGTLPFMSPEQLEDPDSADPRSDIYSLGATMFFLLTGQPPFTGEYLDQVYGHRHGEIPDLMQFCGDVDFQFANLFRRMMAKSPDERYASLDEVIEDLGEYADKSDEPIWLTEFASRQSAGDSSTFAGGSTSQQVANVLSIDLGMFLSSAAEASPLGRIHLLNAGGEGRKLFRMAIASEHGELLYGEDAMQLRTRANKKLVHCVPMYIGRPTVDREVAGRRCPPEVLLALMIRKIIRNAWSHNGPPTAVALTIPSSYDQLHRRSILQAASMAGLHSVRLVDRSVAAVQSLIFEPRLETLLESPGDPNGELLPLEPAAESEANRSREAADRTTNTTTANTNQVDDRSKLRHASEEKILFIGLTGQASETALFVRDVNRIRQVATAGHWHTGTLPWQQKLVEVTAELFMAAAGIDPRRSDQAPMLQVACENAMNALLILPSAKVTLFLAGMKRTVTIRRAQWLEKCTGLLEGLRSSLMTACHDANVSRAQIDTVIMLGPLLRIREIQHDLLQGFRGDVSIQAVDRSDVARGAASCLAGELPGRGGNASPPQAVAGQTIGILVEDGKRRRKVLPILPCGTPYPARTNRRLNVNHERKMMSISLVESSGVSRGDWQSLGRYDLEISNDSSTGVNRSRTIGFEININGLLVVRAQKSRMPGSEKLQTLPKATLSDEQVAEWTRWIDRFD; translated from the coding sequence TTGTCCGATTCTTCCTCCTCAACGAATGGCCCCCTTACCGAACCGCCGACATGTGTTGGTGACTTGGCGAGCGGAACGGCATCGCGACTGAGTCAAAGCGGCGACTTTAGCGCTGACTTTAGCTCCGATGGGCATGGGGGCGTCGAAGGCATGACCGAGCTTGAGGAGCGGCATATCCCGTCACGGCTTGGCGGCTATGAGATCAAGCAATTGATCGGCAGCGGTGGGATGGGTCAAGTCTATTTGGCGGAGCATTTGCGGATGCAGCGAACCGTGGCGATGAAGACGCTGCCGCTAAAAATGGTGAAGGATGAGCACGCGATCAACCGGTTTTACGAGGAGGTTCGTGCGGCATCACGCGTTTTGCATCCCAACATCGTCACCGCATTCGATGCTGGTGAAGACAACGGTTTCCATTTTTTGGCGATGGAATACATCGACGGCATGACGCTGACGCAAATCGTGGCTCGCCGCGGTCCGATGCCGGTCGGCCAAGCAGCCTCGGTGATCCGGCAAGCAGCGATGGGGTTATTGTTTGCTCATCGAGCTGGGATCGTCCACCGCGACGTCAAGCCGGGCAACTTGATGCGTTCGATCGACGGCACGGTCAAGGTGCTCGATCTCGGCTTGGCCCGGATCAGCAATATTGACTTGACGCTGCACCCCGACAATCCCTCCGAAGCGGAACCGATCAAACGAGACAAGGGCCGATTGGTAGGGACGTTACCATTCATGTCGCCGGAACAATTGGAGGACCCTGATTCTGCTGATCCTCGCAGCGACATTTACTCGCTTGGAGCGACAATGTTTTTCTTGCTGACGGGCCAGCCGCCGTTTACAGGAGAGTACTTGGACCAAGTCTACGGGCATCGACATGGTGAGATCCCCGACTTGATGCAGTTTTGCGGCGATGTTGATTTCCAGTTTGCCAATTTGTTTCGCCGCATGATGGCCAAATCACCTGACGAGCGTTATGCATCGCTTGATGAAGTGATCGAAGACCTTGGCGAGTATGCGGACAAGTCGGACGAGCCGATTTGGCTAACCGAGTTTGCATCACGGCAATCAGCGGGCGACTCATCAACATTTGCAGGCGGCAGTACCTCGCAGCAGGTCGCGAACGTCTTGTCGATCGATCTGGGGATGTTTCTCAGTTCGGCTGCGGAAGCATCCCCCTTAGGACGCATCCATCTACTGAACGCAGGCGGAGAGGGTCGTAAACTATTTCGCATGGCGATTGCCAGCGAGCATGGAGAATTGCTTTACGGCGAAGATGCGATGCAGCTTCGCACGCGTGCGAACAAAAAGTTGGTGCATTGCGTGCCGATGTATATTGGCAGGCCGACGGTGGATCGAGAAGTCGCAGGTCGCCGATGTCCGCCCGAGGTGCTACTAGCGTTAATGATTCGCAAGATCATCCGAAACGCTTGGAGCCACAACGGGCCGCCGACTGCCGTCGCTTTGACGATCCCCTCCAGCTACGATCAATTGCATCGCAGAAGCATCTTGCAGGCGGCATCGATGGCGGGACTGCATTCGGTTCGATTGGTCGACCGTAGTGTCGCGGCGGTTCAATCGTTGATTTTCGAGCCAAGACTTGAAACACTGCTTGAATCGCCCGGTGATCCGAACGGGGAGCTATTGCCGCTCGAGCCTGCTGCCGAATCGGAAGCGAACCGCAGTCGCGAGGCAGCGGACAGGACGACCAACACGACGACTGCGAACACCAACCAAGTGGACGACCGGTCAAAACTGCGTCACGCCAGCGAAGAAAAGATTCTCTTTATCGGCTTAACGGGGCAAGCAAGTGAGACAGCGTTATTCGTGCGTGATGTCAATCGAATTCGCCAAGTCGCGACGGCAGGTCACTGGCATACCGGCACGTTACCATGGCAACAAAAATTAGTGGAAGTGACCGCTGAATTGTTTATGGCAGCGGCGGGGATTGATCCGCGCCGATCGGATCAAGCTCCCATGCTTCAGGTTGCTTGTGAAAACGCAATGAACGCTTTGTTGATATTGCCGTCCGCGAAAGTCACCCTATTTTTAGCTGGCATGAAGAGAACGGTCACAATCCGCCGGGCTCAATGGCTGGAAAAATGCACAGGCCTGCTCGAGGGACTTCGCTCGTCGCTGATGACCGCTTGCCACGATGCCAATGTGTCACGCGCTCAAATCGATACGGTGATCATGCTCGGTCCCTTGCTTCGCATTCGGGAGATCCAGCATGATCTGCTTCAAGGGTTTCGAGGTGATGTTTCCATTCAAGCGGTTGACCGCAGCGATGTGGCTCGCGGTGCAGCATCTTGTTTGGCAGGCGAACTTCCCGGGCGTGGTGGAAATGCGAGTCCGCCGCAAGCGGTTGCCGGTCAAACCATCGGTATCTTGGTCGAGGACGGTAAGCGTCGCCGCAAAGTACTACCGATCTTGCCTTGTGGAACCCCCTATCCAGCGCGAACCAATCGGCGATTGAACGTCAATCATGAACGAAAGATGATGTCCATTTCACTGGTCGAATCGTCTGGAGTTTCTCGTGGTGATTGGCAGTCCCTCGGACGCTACGACTTGGAAATCAGCAATGACTCAAGCACTGGCGTCAATCGGTCGCGGACCATCGGGTTCGAGATCAACATCAATGGTTTGTTGGTTGTTCGCGCTCAAAAATCGAGGATGCCCGGGAGCGAGAAGTTACAGACGCTTCCCAAGGCGACCTTGTCCGATGAGCAGGTCGCCGAGTGGACGCGGTGGATCGACCGTTTTGATTGA